The genomic region ggaaaactcaaaagaaaatgataagcaTAATGCTATagaagagtttgatgaagaaatatttgaacatgAATATCCAATTTTAGAGGAAGGAATCTGTATAGAAACATTACAGTTAGATAGACCAAGGAACTGTAATAAACCAAAGAGTTTGGAAGAATTATTACAATTAGCAGAACAAAGTAGAATTATAGGAGAAGACCCACAGTTACAttgagtaaaaataaaataatagcaaaattagatataattaatccagatttaacCATAAAGGCAGTTGATATGCATTGTAGTTTATTAGATAAGTAAGAGTGTGAATGGCAAATAAAAgagttgttaaatttaaaagtaattagacCCTCTAAGTCTAGACATAGTTCAGCAACATTTATTGTGAGAAAACATTCAGAGCTTAAGAGAGGCAAAGATATAATAGTTTATAATTACAAGAAATTAAATGATAATACATATGAAGATAGTTATAAGCTACCAAATAAGGATGAGCTTATAAATCAGGATTTTGGCAAATACTATTAGCAGAAGAATCAATTGAGTGGACAACTTTTACTTGCCCAGAAGGACATTTTGAGTGGcttgttatgccatttggacttAAAAATGCTCCATCAATCTTTCGAAGAAAGATGGaccaaattttcaagaaatatgatcaattttgtagtgtttatgtagatgatattttggtatatagtaaaaatagaaatgaacatAGAAAGCACTTAGAAATAGTTTTACAAGAATTTATCAATAATGAAATTGtgattagcaaaaataaaataacattagaAAAGCAAGATATAGAAATTTTAGGTAATGTATATCAAGTCAGGtacaatacaattacaagaTCATATAACTAAAAAAATCTTAGAATTTCCAGATAAGTTAGAAGACAAAAAACAGTTATAAGCATTTTTAGGATTGTTAAATTATGCAAGAAATTTTATAACTgatttaggaagaaaaatagcaGCAGTACACAGTAAAACTAGCAAAACAGGACAAAAGTATTTTAATAGTGAAGGTATTAAATTAgttcaaaatataaaggaagaaattacTAAACTTAAGCCATTAATATTACCATTAGATGATAGTTATAAAGTAGTTGAAACAAATGCTTCATCATTAGAATGGGCATATATATTATACCAGAAAAAACATAAGGAGTCTCCAAAGTCTGACGAACAAGTTTGTAGATATTCATCaggaaaatttagtgatgtaCAGTCAAGATTACTGTCAACGGATTTagaaattttaggaataattaactcacttgaggcattttctttatttttacataatgaaGTATTTACGATTAGAATAGattgtcaaaatatagtttctcATTATAACAAGATACATGCTAATAAACAGGCAGCCCGAAGATgggttaattttgttgattcaattacAGGGAATGgttttaaaccaatttttgaaCATATAAAAGGTAATGACAATACATTAACTGATATCTTATCGAGATTAATTTGTTGAACATGAATGAAATATTGTGGATCATCATCTTCAAATGGCACAAGACCACAAAGTAGAAGAGCATCTTTCAATAACATAATCTTTCAATAGCATAATGATGCACCATGGACCTCCACCATTCAATGGATTCCAAAATAGCATAAGCAGACTAGCATCACTACCAGTACCCACTTTCAACTTTAATGACAATATTGTTGAAGGAATAAAAAATCCAACTCTGAGATATAAGCCAAGAGTACCAGGACTTTCTGATAGACAACATGTTCTCTTAGATAATTTTTGAATATCCAAATCAAACAACCAAGCATGAAGTTAGgtcatgaaaaattaattagagTTTTAGAACAAGAGTTTGACAGTTTTAATTTTAGTATCCATCAAAGCCAGCATCATATTCATTCTCTTGAGCACAACCTTCAAGTCATTTCTAGGGACCATGAGTCATTATTTAgtaagtttaccaaaatgaacCAAGAACTTCAATCTCTTAGAATGCAATAGAAGGCAAATGGCACCCtaaaaagagaattgaaaatagGTGTGGAAACTGATTAACatagaataaagaaaaagaggttATTGAACCTATAGAATAAGAGACTAATAAGCCCATATAAGAGATTAAGATTGAGCTcttagaagaagacattgaaatgGAGCAGCATCAAAATAATGAACAGCATCAACATCTGagtgacaaagaaaaacaagaaagatatgAAAGTTTTCTTAGGAATATATTTTTAGACTTAATAATAGATGATATCCtattagaagaaatttcaaaaacaaaattaaggatAACGCCActagatatgcaaaatgaaatccTGAGCAGAGCATCATAGTCCATGaaagagttacaattacaattacaatgtgcTTTATATTAGTCCATCTTTGATCCAAAACAAGACAAGGATATTATTACTAAGATGTATCCACCATGCCTTTGTGATAGTACAAAGAGTTGTATTTGTAAACCTGAAGTTAGCATAGATGTGGCCAAGATTAACATGAGAGATTATAGACCATGACATTTTAGTTATGAGTATCAAGAAAAGCATAATGTGGTAGAAGTTACCCCAGCCTTATTGTTAAAGTTTGGCTATATTGATAAAATATTTATCAACCATGTTTTCCAACTAGAATTATTTCCTGAAAAGCTTTTAAAAGTAGCATAAGATTATCTAGAAAGAtggaaagaaatttgcataAGTTTTATTAGTAGTCCTCCATATTGGTATGTACATATGCATAAGGAGAAAGCTAGGCATATAGCCATGATTAATGAAGAGTCCTTTAAAGTATCCCCTATCTCCTCACATAGATGGACccctttatataaaaatattctaaaatttcgAGGGATCCAAATGCTAGtcttagatgagtttgaagattttaggtatgatatgatattagtagcagaagaagaagaaatgtatatTTACAGTAAGACAAGGATCATCCATCAGCCCTATTGGAAacctcaaaatttcaaagaagAAACAGTAGAAATGTACTACAAAGTGAAagaagatagagaaagagatgcAGAGCTAGTAGAAGACGATAAACAATACTGGAATAATTTGACAGAAGAAGAGATGCATAACATCGACAACATGATAAAAGCATGAAGAGCTGGTAGCAAATTAGTTGAATAGCATCATGTAAAATAATGTACTTCCAGACATAAATGTCAACATCATTGTGGACCCCCCAATAATAAAAATGGCATaagagtaaataaagaaaagagtttgATCCATTATGAACTTTTCATACACAAAATgttcttttaattaaaaataaatagtgtcaagccattttctttaaaactctATATTAAATAAGAAGCAATGACATGACGTCCATCACATAAACATATACTAAACAAACTCGCAAAGAAAATAGAATAGTAAAATACACGTCGcaaattaattaagtaaaaCAATAAGAGAGGGATTGACTTGGAGTCTGGGATCCGACAGATCAAACACCACAATATGTCTTGATGGAAAAGTTAGGTCCAAGTGTGGGGTAATTCTCCATGAAATATTGAACATATTCTAACAGATGCAATGGCTTATACTTTAGGGGGTGGTCCTTGTCTACAAGCTCATTGGGTACGCATGTTTCCCCTTCCTTGAATGAAAATAGAGCTAACGAGTGTCTTACACCATTCTCCCTCAAGGTGACTCGATGTCTACAAGCTTGAATTCTGTCGTTGCTCCAAACCtatgtcaaccaaaaccataaacaCGCCCGTTAAAATTTAGCACATGTTGGAACAAAGTATACAATGATATCAATCGTAAGTTGAGCATGAGTCtctcaatatttttttcctacCAAAGTGGGGAGTTGAGACTGGGTGCCAGTAGACCAAATGATCACAGGCTTCGTTATTGAATTCTAAAACTTTAATTTATTAccgtcacttagtactacggtttagcggtattcctttttacttgtaagtgagaggtcttaagttcgtttctcgtcaaagacaaatttgaatcatattattgctagcccattgtgagactaaataTATTATCTCTCCCTTAGcgtaataatattttttgttcaaaaaaaaaaaaaaaaaacaactttaatTTCTTACCAAACTCGTGACACGTATATCACATAATTTTGTGGCATACCTTAAATCCATCACCAGCTATAAAGATGAAGGATGAAGGCACAGGATCAAAAGAAATCCACTCATCGTCCTTTGACTTTATTTCCAGACCTTTGACATGATTTTGACAGAGTACGGTGCTAAAGCCCTTGTCTGTATGGCCGGGCATTCCCACATCAATTCCCCTTTTCTCAGGTTCATtgtatttattaaatttgtagaaGTAAACAACTGATCGAATGTGATCATCATGGTACTTCTCCACTCCATAGTTTTCAAATACCATTCTTGTCACAGTATGCTCTAGTTTTTCCATCACTTTTGCAAACAAATCAGCACCCTGACTGCCcaacaaataataaattataacaGTGTAAatgtgtaaaaattaaaaagaaaaaaaatagatttttgACGATCTTCTTGGGATGTTTATGATGGATTTCAGTTGAGATTTTATACCGAAATTGATCGTTTCCATTGGGCCAAAAGTGATGCGTAAACTTTTTAGTCTCTTCAGGGTTTGTAGGATAACCAATCGCCAAGCTTTCATTAGCGGCGTTCAAAGATATGTAGCCCATGGGGAAAGGCCTTTCATAAGTAATTTGCAGCTTGGTTTCGGTTGGGAAATCAAACAAGTCATCCAACGTACCAAAGAAGGGACTGCGAATCTCAGAAGGAATTAGGTCGGGTAGTTTTGCCACGAAACAGCCAAGCTCTTCAAGTGCATGACAAATGTCTTTGCGTAATGAGAGCCAAGAACTGGTCCCTGGCTTGAAGCAGTCTTCGTCGGAGAAATCTACCACTGTAAGTTTGGCCATTGTTTGAAAAGGTTTTGAGGGGTCTATGGTTAAGCTCCAGAGATGTATACACCTAGCCAACAAAAATGATACTTATAGAACAGCAGGTTATGTATTCTCCTTCACTGTCATATTTCTTTAATGTCTATCTGATGTGGGCGGGTTGTTCTTTATATTTATCATAATAATCTGCTCTCCAACTTGTTACAAAGAAATGGATTCATGACAAGCAGTGAAAGTGACTTTTGtcctttattattttttttgcaatAATCATTCTATTTCTTTTATGGGTAAATGTGGTAATGAAAGAACAGGTGAAGCAGAcaagaaataattaaatataataatttcCCGTAACTTAGAGATTTAGTGATCTACGTCCCAATTTTTGTACTTTCCTTATATTATAAACAAGAGGTAGAGTTGAATTGTTGTATTTAGTGATATACGTCTCTACCAGTCACATTTGTTGTGGGACAGAGCTTACATCATTACAAATTTTTTAGTGAAACCTGACAAAATAGGCCTGTTTTGGGTTTACGTAGGATCGTGAGAGAGACACTTTTATGTTACTGTTGACCTCTAAATTTACCAAATTTATGTGGAAAAAATTAGGGTCTAATTGTTATATTAAATCACatacaaaattaagaaataatttatgcaattatatatcaaattaaTGCATGCACATAAGTAActaatgttaaatgaacatgagATAATGGATTATAAAAACCTGAAAATACGGTCAAGGCAAGTGTTGGAAACTCTGTCTTTAAGACAAGTTTATGACCCACTACGGTGCTCGTAGTTGATCAGTGCttgtctcccaagatacaacgacCATGTCCTTGTAATAATAACACTTCAAATCACAAGACTCCAATGAACTACGATTATGTTGAAAACTTTCTCACATAGACTCGATGTAGGCTCTCTAATTTTTAGTGCACATGTATGATGAAAAGTTGTTAAGTGATTATAGGGGGCTTCCCTATTTGTAGAATTTGATATACCTCTTTTGAAAGAATGTGATCATTAATGAAGAGTTAAAAGTTGCAattctttatttgaataaatacgTCTTTCCACCAAAAGATAtcacttctaatttccattcaattaataaatttaatattatgataataataataataataataataataatattattattattattattattgttattattattattattattattattattattattatcatcatTAATTTCCAACAACTTACATGGTGCATAGACCGGTAACTAAGAGCTAACTATGTCCTTCCTGTGATTGATGAAGGCGTGCCAACTCGCCATTGAGGTGAATCGGGTGAGTAAGATGAATGTAGTGGTGGTGTCAAATCGCGCTACAAACTTGTGGACCGAGCGACTATGGTCGAGGAAATAATACTCTTGGCCTAGGGTTCTTAGAACCTAAACACATGGTTGCAAATCTCGCTGCAATTCAGGATCATCTGGACCGTGTTTGGTGCTTCAACTATATTTATGAGAATATACGGGTGCCAAATCAGTATCAGGCTGTAAGGGAAAAATACTCAAAGGAAATTAGCGTCCTTATGGTGAAAGTTGTTCGGCCAGATGAATACCAAACTCTAAATTTACTTGGGAGTAATCAATCGTAGAACACCTTACTCCGCTAAGAGATTGATGAAGTGACTTCTTTCAGCAAAAGAATCAGAAAATTTTCGCCGACTAAGACTTGTATAGGAAACCAACAAGGATAGGAAAGTGTTGTTTAACCAAACTGATTATATGCCAATTGGGAGGAGGTTAGTGAGCAGTTACTATTTTTCTTAGGGTGTGAAATGGTTTCGCATAGAGCATTGGTTTGAGTGTTCAGTTGAATATCGCTTTATTTTTGCGAAACCTCTTTTATTTATAGGTGTTGGGGCCCAAAAATGTCACTTAGAAGCCCAATCATATCTCAAGGCCAAATAGTTGTGGAAGCGCCACAAGCCGAGCTCAAATCTATACACAAAGTACAAAATGGAGAATATGCCAATTTACGATCATGTCATGTCAATAAAATTATAGTTTATTAGACGGCAAGCACATGCAAATCATGCATATCTACCATGCCAAGCCGTATTATGATATTAAtacattaatattataatacGAGTCACGCCCAATATGCGACACACTTAAATGACGTCAGCAACATAACGGGGCTTGCCGAGTGGTTCATGGTATGGATGGTTACGAAAATTCACCAGGCATGCATGGAATTAAAATTGTGGAAGACTTTTGGGCTACTTGGGAGAACCAAAAGTCAAAGCCCATGATTTTGGCTTCAGTAGGAAGGCTTGAGAAGAATAGCTTTATCTTTCCCATTTCCCTTAACTTTGGAACTGaccaaaacccaaaactgaGCTAACCAAATAAGAACAAATTACATGTTTACCTAGAGTCGTGCGCCCCTTTTTTGTGCAAAAAAGAATCTTTCTTTTCCAAGTTCACAcaggaaaaaaaggagagaaagcAAGAAGGAGCGTCACCAAAGATATGTCATGTTATGGGAATTGATCCAGGAAAGGCACTGTGGGACTTGGTCTCGGAAAGGAGAAACTTTGGGCAGCGTGCTCAAACAGCCTTCACATGGCTTGTAGTCTCTGTGGTGTTATACAAAAAAGGAAACATGTAGTTATAGCCATAGAAAGATGAAGGGAAGACTTAATTGATTTGGAAACAGAGAAGAGACCAAGGGATTCCTCAACTAGAGCCTAGAAGGGTTTCTGCTTTTATAAATACAAGCCATTAGTATGCTACAAAAAAGGAGGGACACAACCACGTGGGGGGAAGAAGAATGACAAGTGCAAGAGCAAGAACATAAAGGAGATTGCCATAAAGTTAGACCTAGCAGAGCAAGAATGCGAGAAGGTTATAACCTGCATCGTGGCCTACCAGCAATAGCTCATTTCCAGCAACAATAGGAGGGCGAAAATTCAGCAGTTCCAGCTCAGAGATTTGGTCATCAAAAAAACCTTCATCAGCGCCCAACGGGAAGGCTTTAAAAAGATGGATCCGATCTGAGAAGAGTTGTACGAGTTCAGCTAAGTAGGTGGAAATGGCAGCTACACCCTCACCATTATGAACAACAAGGAGATCGAGAAGCAGTGGAATCCCTACAACCTGAGAAATGACTATGCGTGAGCTCCCCATCTTTCCTTAAACCCTGTTCAAGCCAAATAAGTTTGAAGACTTAAGCAGCTCGACAAACAAGACCTCGCAAACAATGATTTtcccagttgttatgcagtttctACCTTTCGTAAAGTTGATACATATCATTATTCTCAATGAAGATTTAAGAAGTCATTCCTAAAATTAGCCATGATAGTCTCTTTCAAGTCCTAGCTAACTGAATGATTCGATTTCGTGGGAACCTGGGTCTCTACGGAAAGAGAAGCTAAGTGCAGGACCTTTGCCCATGAAGATTCACACAACTGCACATTTTTGCAGTGACTAGTTAGCAATCTTCATGTTCATATAAAGCTCTATCTGCTACCGACATGTTACGCAGTTTACAAATGCAAAACAGACCCTTAGGTTACTACACATTGCCTAGTGTAAAATAGCCCCTTGGATTACTACACACTGATTCCAAAATTGTTGTGAGGCTACACAACCTATGAAATTGATTACATAAAGTGCAATGTATTCTTTGAATCATTGCCTATGAAATTCCATACGACTGCACACTTATGATGTGATTGGTTAGCGAATTTTGTCCCATAaatctttagtatgttgtgatgcAGGCCATGCAGCTCAAGGGATTAAAGAATCAAATCTTCAAAAGGCTAAGTCTCACGACCAAGGTGGTCACGTAGACCTGTATGCTTCTATAAGTAAGATGTTCGGCTGCCGACCATGTCTCTAACAACTTTGTAAGATCTCTAAGCCAAAACCCATGGCCATAATGGTTATGCGAACCTGTCTGCTTATTTAAAAGCAGTGCGTCCGACTACCAACCCTATGGCTAAAAGTTTTACAAATTGTCAAGTCGAAGTTCATGATTGTAGTAGCTACGCGAACTTGCTTGCTTATTACAAACAACATCTCTGACTACGAGTTCTACAGTTAAAAGTTTCACAAGTCATCTCGGGCAAGAAAAAGCCTCATAGAGCATTCAAGCCAAGACTAACGCCTAAAGTGAGGACACCTGATCATCTACTTCTTTGAAGCAGCTCGACCAGCCACTAGTCCTATGATAAAAGTTTTGCAAAGACAAGGCAAAGCTATGAAGAGGAAGTAAAGCGAAGAATgtagtttattaaatttctagcaacTTAATAAGCTAGTTCAAAGGCCAACATGGTCCAAACAAAgctaaccaaaaagaaaagaaaaaaaaaattctaaaagtCTAACAAAGAAGACTACTTATCAGTAGCATGAATGATCATCGATTCCTTAGCTAGCACACCTTTAACAACCGCACTGCTCTCAACAGTAACACCTTCCATTAATTTATCTTCAGCTGCCTTGGCCTGAGCAGTCTGACCTTCAGTTGTTCCACCAACGACAACCTAAAgagaagtcaagcaaatcttcTGGAGAAATGGAGAAAGTCTCGAAGTCATTCTCAAGAAACTCATAATCCAACGTCTTACCTTAGAGATGGTCAACATAGCCTAACTTGTAGAAATCAGCCTGACCTAGAGCAAGTGCAACTTCGTGATTGACCTTCTCACTCTTCAGCTGCTCATTTTTTTCAACAAGGCTAGTATGGACACTTTATCTAGCTCATTCTTTATGTTCTCACTAGCATACAACGCACCTTGCTGCTCCACTTTTTTGGACTCAAGCTTACTAGCAACCTTCTAGACACAAATCACTTCATTGTACATGGAGATAAGTTTTGTATCCTTGGCATAACAGACAGATTGAAGATTTGAGTTAACATGTTCAAGGTTCTATATCTTAAGCAAATTGAGGTAAGCATCATTCTGTACAACTTCCAGTATCCCTTGAGAAGAAACAAGCCTAACCTTCAAGTCGTTAACTTCTTAGCAAACGACTTACAGCTGCAAAGAAATAGGGGCAAAGACATTGAACCCCTTCAAATAGATGACCTTAGACACTAACTTTTCAATCTTCTTGACAACATAACAAATTTAAGCTGCCATCGCCACCTCGACCTTCTTAGCAGCTTTAATAGTAGCATCCTAGTAAAGACACATGAACTTAGTAGCTAGGATCAAAATCTTCTGCATAGTAGCTAGAAAAACCCTTCTCTAGCTAGTAGGACACTTCGCAAAGAAATCTGAGCAATCTTCATTCCCAACATTATTAACAAACATGGCGCAAGCATCAAGGTCCTTAAGTAGGTCAGCCTTCAGCGGCGTATAAATCTTCAGGATTTTTCCCGAAGCAAACTCATAAGATTCTCACAACTGCACATATGAGCTGTTTTTGCCTTTTTTGCAGGCGAATTAGACGCAATAATAGGAGGAGAAGCAGGCATGGGCGCCCCCTTAGTAGTAGAATCtactttttttctcttcatagCCGCGAGCCTCTCGAAAGCCAAAACAAACTTAGCTCCAGACGGATGTCTTGATGCAAACCTAGACACATGGGGCACCACAGAACTTCTACATTGGACGATCCTCTCAGTAATGATTGTGGTCACCTTTGGAGCGGTAGGCTTCGCAAACTCGGACTCAACAGTCTCTATCTTTCTATTGGGAGAAGTCAAATCAATAACTAGCTTTTCAGCAAGAGACAAGCCCTCACAAGTAGCAGAGGAAGTCTTTGGCTTTTTCATAACCGACGACTCTCGAACAAGTGAAGAAAATCTCTTTTTTCCACCTTCATTGACAGTAGACTCCATAACCGCGATCGGATGAGCAAGCGCTTCTTCCTTGATTCGCTTAATCTCTACCTTCAAAAACAGTCCAATGTTCTCCCGACAAATAGGACTAAGCACCTAGTGCCACCTACAATACTTAGCAGGAATGCCCAGGGTGACATGCACTTTCTTCATATCAGGTGTAGTCCCTAGAGTTGAGCCAAATTCTAAATCTACACAAAGTAAAGTGGACGATTAATAAATTTGGAGTAAAAAATAGCTCAACAAGAAATCCAAACAGACAAAAAATGAAACACTTACCATCAATAAATTCAGTCAGAATGCGCAACTCAGACAATGAGTTGAACTTCGACATTCTGCTGATCTTCAAGGTGCCCTTTGCCCATTTAGGATCACCTTTACTCAAAGCATCCAATAACCTATGGCGAGACTCAGCTGCCCCACGCCATCCTTATGGCCAGTCTCAAAGAAGTTCCAAAATTCGTTAATGGTTAAGTCGAGATCAAAGAGCCTGCTTAAGTTCAAAAACCCACCATTACACGAACTCCATTTGGGGAGCATTGAGCAGACGCGTACTTCATGAAGCAGATCACCTCCTGGAAGAGGCGAGGCATGGGAAAGGTAAATCCCAACACAAAGTAGTGTAGGTGGAATTTGATATCTTTCTTCCTAGCTTTGGCTGCTTCACTGCATGGTTTATGGTTGCTTTCATTCTTCACCCGCTAGACGTAAACCCTCAACGGAATTGCATGCTTATACTTCTCGAGGAAATCCTGAAACAACTCATTATAATTGTTCTTGACGTAAGCAACCCTAAATTAGCTTACCTTTCCAAGAGACATGCCTTGATGATACAAGAGCGGAGGATATTCATCACTTTTGCTATTCGAGGAAGACATCTCATGAATCCTACATGAAGAAAATATTCTAAAGTCAGCTTAGAGgagaaaagaaactaaaaaaaaaaaaaaaaaatacaaggggCAGCACACCAGGCCAACACCTAGTGCACTACCCTTCGCAGAGGGCCCAGCCTCTACCTTTTTGTCCTACCACAGGTGCAAGACTCCATGAACCTAGCAGCATATGCCAAACCTCAAAACCTAGTCCTTTATCTCCTCTAGAACGCAACTTGCACCTGTCCAGCCAAGAAGGCCTCACGGCCCAATCGACTAGTGAGAGGACACATGCCCCACGCCTCCCTTCTTCTCCTACATAGGCTCGTGCCCAGTAGCCCAATCCAATGAGAGGGCCAGTTTCACGCTAGCCATTCCTTAATGCTAAGCTCTGTGCCCAAACACGCTAGTTTCCTCAGCCCGAGCCGAGCCAACTTCTAACCCCAGTTAGCCAATCACGCCATGCCAATCAGGTAGCTCTCTTAGCTACCTAATCTACTTGTAGCAGTCGTGACTACACAACCACGTTTTCTCACCTCCTCGACCCTCGCCGAGCCACTCCATCAAGCCCCGATTTAACCCTCTGTTTAAGGCAGGCTTAAATAGGTTTTGGCGTTAATTGGTTTCCCTTTCCTAAGAAGACTCTATTTCCAAGTCTAAGTTGAAGATCTACATCAGATTGGAAATCAACTATTTGCTCACCTATGCAGCTTGGGATTTCTACACCTACTACCTTTTTCTACTTGCAACCCAGCAAGTGTGGGGCTATTTGTGGAACCAAAAAATGCAGAAGACGACACATGAACTTTttctcaagaaagacaagattgcccttatTAAATGGGCAGGTCTCTCAAATATCATACTCGCAACTCAGCATCCCTAAAGGTCTAAGCAACTGACTACGACTGGTCAAGACTCCCCTGCTCGTGGCATGGAAAGTCAAAGGCATTAAAGATAAGATTAATTACAAAATCTTACTTTGTATGCATTCTGGATTGAAGTTCAACTCTACCAAGTAAGGAATCCCTACCACACTCAACCATGGATGCTTCCATCATCATCCTaagatattatctcctaattaatatcttaagAATAATTTTCATCATTTATCCAATGGATGACAcaccttggccaataggatgctGTCATGTGTAGGGCAAAATCTTAACACTATGGGCCACCAGTCTTCGTATAAAAACCTCCATCTTCACCaaatttagtaaattttttGCTATGTATACAAACCCTAAACGCTCGCACTTTTTAGAGttactaacttaggcatcgaagATCGATTGGCCAAACTCATCCCCCTACCCCACCTCGTGGGTGCATGAGGCTTTGGTCTTTAATCaaagtgttaattgttttgtaggtacaaatttATCAAGATTGAAGATGTCAGATTCTTGCTACAACAAtcgtaatttttgttttatgcaAATATGCAAGTCTTAGATCttgaccaccaccaccaccaaagaCATGATAACCACCACTGAAAATATCGCAACAACGATTCAGCAACCACAACGACGACCACAATTCAGCAACTTTGGATTTTTCCCATTTCTTTGTAAGTTAATCCTCATTGTCATCTGGTCCATTGGTTTAGATCCAAAGACCAGTGTTGAACCCCCTATTCACAAGCCCCCTTCACAAAAGTCACTAATTGTAGAATTTTCAGGGTTTGGTACACCTAAAATGTACTGCATTGAACATTGGGTTGCCCTTAATACTTGAATTCTTAGTGTTTATAGTTGTATATGGGAAACCATATTTCTGTGTAATATATGGTACTACATCTTTAATAGAGATAGGACTTACATAAATGTATCGTATCcttactatttttcttttgatatgaaAA from Pyrus communis chromosome 4, drPyrComm1.1, whole genome shotgun sequence harbors:
- the LOC137730684 gene encoding deoxypodophyllotoxin synthase-like, coding for MAKLTVVDFSDEDCFKPGTSSWLSLRKDICHALEELGCFVAKLPDLIPSEIRSPFFGTLDDLFDFPTETKLQITYERPFPMGYISLNAANESLAIGYPTNPEETKKFTHHFWPNGNDQFRQGADLFAKVMEKLEHTVTRMVFENYGVEKYHDDHIRSVVYFYKFNKYNEPEKRGIDVGMPGHTDKGFSTVLCQNHVKGLEIKSKDDEWISFDPVPSSFIFIAGDGFKVWSNDRIQACRHRVTLRENGVRHSLALFSFKEGETCVPNELVDKDHPLKYKPLHLLEYVQYFMENYPTLGPNFSIKTYCGV